ACCGACGCGGGGCGCGACCGAACCCGCAACGAGCCCAACGATCAGCGCGCAGCCGGCGCCGGCTACGCTTGGCTCGCCGCGGCTCACCTTCTGATCAACCGCCCGGACGATCGCCTCGCGATCCACAATCGCGGCATCAGCGGCAACAAGGTCCACCAACTCGCCGAGCGCTGGCAGACTGACTGCCTCGATCTCAAGCCAGACGTGCTCAGCATCTTGATTGGCGTAAACGACGTTTGGCATCGCGTCAACGGCCAGTACGACGGGACGCTCGCCACCTATCGCGACGATTATCGGGCACTGTTGGAGCGAACGAAGAAGGCGCTGCCGAGCGTGAAGCTGGTGATCTGCGAACCGTTCGTCCTGCGGTGCGGCTCGGTGACCGACGCTTTCTTCCCGGCGATCGACGAGTTTCGCGGGGTTGCGAAGGAGATCTGCGACGAGTTCGACGGGCGGTTCGTCGCGTTTCAAACCTTGCTGGACGCCGCGGCAGAACTGGCCGCCAAGGAATTCTGGCTCCGCGACGGAGTCCACCCCACCGACCACGGCGCGGCGCTGATGGCCGGGGCGTGGCTCCAGGCGACCGGGACGGCGTGACTTTGACTCGAGAGCGGCGCCCCGCTCCTAGCCCGTCGTCCGCATCCCCGCCGAGACCCCTTTGATCGTGATGTTCATGATGTGTTCCGACTCGTCGGGAAGCGCGTCGGCGCTCGACACGGGACGTCGGGCCGTGCGGTCCAACAGCGCGGCTTGCACGACGTTGAGCGGGTCGACGTAGCCGTTGCGGACTTGGATCGATCGCTTGAGCCAAGGGACGTCGTCCAACAGTTCGCTGCCGCCGGCGATGGCGACGACCGCCCGCTCGGAACGTTCGAACTCGGCGATGATTGCTGCCGTCAGTTCGTTCGCCCCGGGGATCTCGGAACCCAGGCGGGCGTATAGGCGAAAGACCGGCATGTTCGCCTTGGCGAGGGCGAGGGCCGCGTTGCTGATCGTCGCCTCGAAGAACGGCCAATCGCGGTACATCGTGCGCAGGGCGTCCATCGCGGTCGGGTCGTCTGCGACCGATTCGACGGCCGACCCTAAGCCGTACCAGGCAGGCAACAGCGCGCGGCATTGCGTCCACGAGAAGACCCACGGGATCGCTCGCAGGTCTTCGATGCGGTTGCTTGCCTTGCGTTTCGAGGGGCGCGAGCCGATGGGGAGCCGCTCGATCTCGTCGATCGGCGTGACGGCGCGATAGTAGTCGGCGAACGCCGGGGCGTCGACCAGTTTGCGGTACGCCGTGAACGACCGCTCGGCGAGCTGCGTCATGAGCGTCGACCACTCGGTCGGCGGCGGCGTCGGGCGGCGCGACGCGGCCACCAGCGCCGACCAGCTCACCTGCTCCAAATGGCGGTAGGCGATCTCGGGGGTGTCGTACCGCTCGGCGAGCACTTCCCCTTGCTCGGTCAGCCGCAGCGAGCCGGAGAACGCGACAGTCGGCAGCGACAAAATGCTCCGTGCCGCGGGGCCCCCGCCGCGGCCCAGCGAACCGCCGCGGCCATGGAAGAACGTCAGCGAGACTCCGAACTCGTCGGCGACCTGCTGCATCTCGATCTGCGATTGCTGCAGCGCCCACTGGGCGGCGAGATATCCGCCGTCCTTGGTGCTGTCGGAGTAACCGACCATGACCATCTGGTCGTTCCCCTGAGCGGCCAGATACTCGCGATACTCCGGCACGGAGAACAGCATTCGCAGCGTGTCGGGCGCCGCGTGCAAATCGCCGATCGTCTCGAACAGCGGGGCGACCGGCAGACGCAACTCGGCGTCTCCGGGCCGGCAGCCGTCGACTCGCTCCGACCACCGCCACAACCACAGCATCGCCAGGACGTCGCTGGCGGTTTTGGTCATGCTGAGGATGTGGGCTCCCAGCGGCTCCATCCCGCCATGGCGTGCCGTGCGCCGCAAGAGCGCGAACAAGGCGAGCGACTCGCGAGCCGTCTCCGATCCGGCGAAATCGAGCCCCGGCAAGCGTCCGTCTCCCATCGTCTCGACGAGCAACTTCTCGCGGGAGATCTCGTTCAGCGCGCCGGGATCCGCGCATAGACCGGCTGAGCGCCACAATTCGTCGACCGTCGCATGATACGCCGAAGAATGCTGCCGCACGTCGAGCCGCGCACAGTGGAGCCCGAACACCTCGATCTGATCGAGCCACGGTTCGACTTCGTTCCGGACGACCAATTCGTCGCCGGCGGAGCGGAGGCAGTCGGCCACCAGGCGCACGTCGGCGGCCAGTTCGGCGGCAGTGCGGTAGCCGGGGGCTTCGGGGTCGAGCGGCGCATCAACCGGCGCGTCGAGCGTGTGTTGCAATCGCCAGACAATGGCGTGCAACCAGCGGCGATACGTCTCCAGCGGAGGCATCTTGGTCAGCAGTTCGCCCAGCGCGGACCAGCGGTCGGCGGCATGCTCGAGCGCCGCTTCCAGTCGCGCGGGGCGCGCGGCCAGCCGGTCGGAGATGCTCAGCGACTGCGACAACCGCCGCGCCGCCGAGCGATGCGCCGTCACGGCATGCCGCCGCAGCAAGGTGAGCGTTTGCGCGGTCACCTCCGCGGTGACGAACGGGTTGCCGTCGCGATCTCCGCCGATCCACGAGCCGTACCGCACCAGCGGCGTGGCAGGGACGGCCACCTTGGGGTAGTACTGGTGAATCGCGGCCCGCAGGTCGGCCAACAGCGCGGGGGCCTCGCTCCACAGCACGGGCATGATCGACAGCCCCCGTTCGACCTCCTGCAGCACGGTGGGGCGCCAGGGCCGCACGAAGTCGGTCTGCCATAGCTTGAACAGCTCGCCTCGCAACCGATCAGTCACGCGTTCGCGTTCGACGGGAAGCAGCCCGGGGGCGTCGCCGGTCGACAGGACTTCGCGAATCCGCCGCAGCAGCCGGCGCACCGAACGGCGTTTCGCCTCGGTCGGGTGGGCGGTCAGCACCAGTTCGATCCGCACCCGATCGACCAACCGCTGCACCTCCTCGGTCGACAGCCCTCGATCCTGAAAGGCCGCCAGCGCGGCGCGAACCGATTCGCGCCGCGGCTCGGGATACGACTCCCGCTCGCGTTGCCGCAGGACCCGCACGCGTTGGCGATCCTCGGCCAGATTCGCCAGTTCCAGAAAGATGCTGAAGCTGCGGACGATCGCCTTGAGTTGACTGTCGGAGAGCGCCGCAACCCGCTGGTAGAGTTGCTCGCCCGCCTGCTCGTCCCCCGCGTGGAGTCGTCGGGCCAAGCCGCGAACGTGTTCGACCAAGTCGAAACCCGCTTCGCCGGCGAAGCGTTTGATGACGTCGCCGAACAATCGGCCGAGGAAGTCGATCTCGCGGCGCAGCTCCGATTGGCGATCTTCGCTCATGGGGACTCGCGGGAGGCGGGCGGGGCGGGAGGCGGGCGGGGCGTCGCCCGGCGGGACCGGCATTATCGCCGATCCGATGGCGTGCGCCGACTCCCTTCCGAACCTTGGCGTGATCTCGCGCGTGCGTACTGAAAGGACCGGCTGGGATCGTCACCGTGCCTCCGTGGTGACAACGTCCCCGCCCGAGCGGCCTCAAAACGGCGTTTCACGGGGTCGGCGCGCGTGCTAGGCTTGCCTGTGGGTTTTGCGTGGGTTCGGACTTTGTCCGGGTGGTCGTCGTGCCTTCCCTGGCGGGCAAATTATGGCGTGCGTCATGCAGATGGAAGAGATCTCTCCCGAGGCGGTCGAGCACGGGCAGTTGCTCGCGGCGGCGGAGTTGCTGTGCCGAGTGTGGCCCAAGCCGGGGCGAACCCCCGAGTCGCGGGTCGAGGCGGCCCTGTCCGAGTTGCGCGCCTATGACGGCCCGCACAACCAACGACCCCGGTCGTTTCTCCTCCGCGAGCAAGGCAAGGCGATCGCCCATGCCTCGATCGTCTCTCGCGAAATCATCTTGGGGAGCGAACGGGTCGTCGTCGCCGGCCTCGCGCGGGTCTGTACGGCCCCCGAGCAGCGGGGCCGGGGGCTGGGGGAACTGGTCGTCCGCGCGGCATTCGAAACGATCGACCGCGACGACTTCCCGTGGGCCCTGTTTCAGACCAACACCTCGGTCCGCCCGTTCTACGAACGGCTCGGGTCCGCGCTCGTCGAGAACCGGATCGTCAACTCCCGCGGCGACGACTCCGAGGCGAATCCTTTCTGGGACGAAGTGGTGATGCGCTACCCGAATCGCCCCGACTGGCCCGCGGGGACGATCGATCTCCTGGGCCCCGGGTACTGAGCGGACCACGGACCGCCGAACCGAGGCCCGCGAATCGCCCCGAATGTCAGATGGCGTGGCGCGTGCCGCGCAGCCGGGCGCGAGCTCGGGTGAGGACCGGGCCGACGCTCCCCACCGGGACGCCGACCACGCGGCTGATCTCCTGGTAGGTCTTCCCCTCAAGGTGATACATCCGCACCACCTGAGCGTCGGGGCCGTCGAGTTGCTCGAGCATGCGGTCGACTTCCTCGCGGTCGCTGATCCGCTCTTCGACCGCAGCGGCTTGGTCGGCCGGGTCGAGGGCTCCAACCGTGGTTGCGGGGGATCGCTGAGCGAGCAACCGCCGGACGACAATCCGCCGGGCGATGACGGTGAGGTACGTCGCCAAGCTGCTGCGACCCTGGAACCGCCGGAGAACCGCAAAATCGTCGTCGACGATGGCCAAAAACACGTCGCTGGCCAGATCCTCGCGATCGGCTGCCGAGAGGACCATCGACCGGCTGCGGGCCGAGTGGTTGATCACGTGGATCACCAGCCCCGAGAAGCGGTCGACGAAGGACTCCCAGGCGCGTTCCTTTTGCGCCAAGCAGTTTTCGAGCAGGGTGCGGTCGACTTCCGAAAGCGCCACGTCGCGACTCCACGGTCGGTCGCAGGCTGAGGCTGCGAGCAGTACTTGGCCCCTGATTGCCGTCCGGCGCCGTACCCCTGCTCGGCGGGGTCGGTCCAACGACGCGCGCACCGCGAAGCGAGGCGGCTGACGAACGGATCCCTCCCCTGTCCTCTCAATTCTAGATAGCCGGCGGCGGCGGAGCAAGCCAACGGCGATTTCGGCCGGGGAATGCCGCGAGTCGTCGCGGAGAGAGCACAGGAGAGCCTGGGCGAGGACGAGCCCGGGTGTTGAGACGAGAATGCCAACAGGGGGCCTATGCCGTCCGCTCGCCATGGCCGTTGGCGACGGCTTGCGGGGGGACCATAGCCGGGGCGGCTGCGGTCGTCGTCGGACGTTCGCTTGAGCGAAATCGATCTCGACGGCCCTGCGGCAATTTCCGAAACTCCGCTCGCGGCAACACTTGCCGGCGATTCGCCGATACGGTTATCATCGCCCGGAGACGGCGGTATTGCAGGCGGCGCCAGCCTTTGGCCGCGACGAGCGCGGCTCGGCGTGTCGGAGCGCCGCCCGGACTCGATGCGAATTCCAAGGAGAGAGTAGATATGGCCCACGTTGTGTGCGAACCGTGCTTCGGCTGCAAGTACACCGATTGCGTGGTCGTTTGCCCGGTGGAGTGCTTCTACGAGGGCGAGCAGATCCTGTACATCCACCCGGACGAGTGCATCGACTGCGAAGCGTGCGTTCCCGAGTGCCCGGTCGAGGCGATCTTCCACGAGGACAACGTCCCGGAGGAGTGGAAGGGCTTCATCGAACTGAACGCCGAAATGGCGCCGCAGTGCCCCGGGATCACCGAGAAGAAGGCCCCGCTGGCCGACCAATAGATCCGGCGCGGTTGGGTCGCCTCGCGGCAAGATCGCTGCGGTGTGCTCCCGACAGCTGCGGATTTGACTTGCGAATCCTTAGCCGTCGCTCGCGATTACGCGAGCGGCGGCTTTTTTCATGCGCCGAACGTGACTCGCTGTTCTCGGGCTTGAGTTCGGCGACGGAGTCGGCGTCTAGGCCGGGCGAGTCGCCAGCGCCGGTCCTGCCGAATGCGCCGGCTGCGCACGGTGCGGAAAACCTCTTGTTGCTGCGGCGCAGGGCGGGTCCAGGAGCGATCCTCGACATAGGTTTGTGTTGAAGATAGCCCCGCTCCCGAGGCGACGGTCGCAAGCCGTCGCGCCGTGGATCGTCGTCTCGCCTCAGGACACGCGCTGTGAGTCGTTCTCGCCCGGCAATCCGACGTCCCGCTCGCGCCTGTCTCGGCAGCCGCCGCGGCTTGGCCGCAACCGAACTGGCGGTCTGTCTGCCGCTGCTGGTGCTGATCGTCTTCGGCTCGATCCAGGCGTGCAATCTCATCTACCTGCGACACGGGCTGGTGACCGCTGCGTACGAGGGGACGCTCGAACTGGCCAAACCGAACGCCTCGAACGCTTCGATCCGCGTCCGGGCCGAACAAGTCCTGGCGGCCCGCGGCATTCGTAACGCACAACTGCAGATCCTCCCCGCCGGTACGGAGGCGTCCTCCTCGATGCGGGGGACGCCGCTGACGATCGACATTCGGGCCGAGGTGAAGCCGAACATCGCCTTGTCAGGTTTCTTCCCGTTGCCGAACGAAGTCCGCGTTCGGCTGGCAGGCACGCGCTGAACACGAGGGGACGATGACCGCTCTGCACGCTGCGACAGACACGTTCCATCGGCGCCGCCGCCGACCGCGGGGCGCCGACCGACGCGGGGCGATGCTGGCCCTGATCGCGCTGCTGTTGCCGGTCGTGTTGCTGTTCATGGGATTCGCCGTCGATCTGGCGTACATGCAGACGACGCGCATGGAACTGCGGGCCGCCGCCGACGCCGCGGCCCGCGCCGGGGCGACCGCGTTGTCGCAGACAGGCGACGAAGCCGCAGCGCGGAGGGTCGCCAGTCAGATCGCCCAACGCAACGAAGTCGCCGGTCAGGCGATGCTGCTGCGCGACAGCGACATCGAGATCGGCCGGTCGACGCTGCAGTCCTCGGGAAAGTGGGCGTTCACCCCTGGGAGAGCTCCGTCAAACGCGGTTCGCGTCACGGCCCCGCGCAACGCATCGTCGCGGGGAGGGAGCGTCTCGCTGTTTTTCGGCGGGCTGATCGGACGCAAGTCGTTTGACCCGGTCATGCAGGCGACGGCCAGCTTCCTAAGCTGCGACATCTGCGTGGTTCTCGATCGTTCGACCTCGATGAAGCTGAACGTCACGGGCCAGACCGGCGGCATGTACACCTCGGATCCCCGGTTCTGCGCTCCCCCCGTGGCGACCAGCCGCTGGATTGCGCTGGACGCCGCGATGCAAGTCTTCACCGACGAACTTCGCCAAAGCGGCGGCGAACACCAAGTCGCCTTGGCCAGCTACAGCAGCGACATTGTCAGCATGTACGGCAATCTGTGCGGGGCCAGCAAGACGCCGGCCACGCTCGACGCCCGCCTGAGCACGAATCTCAAGGCGATTGACGACGCGGTCGGCAAGCTCTCGACCGGCGTTTGGAACGGCAACACCCACATCGAAGCCGGCATGCGCGTCGGCATCGACGCCTTGCTGGACAAACGGTACGCCCGCACCACGGCGACGAAGATCATGATCGTCATGACCGACGGCAACGAAAACGTGGGAAGCGCGATGTCGGCGGCCCAGGTCGCCGCCGCGGCGAACGTCATCGTCCACACGATCACCTTCAGCGACGACGTCAATCAGACGCTGATGCGGAACGTCGCCTCGGTCGGCGGGGGAACGCATTATCACGCCAACACTGCCGAACAGTTGCGGGCGATCTTCAAAGAGATGGCCGCGACGGTCGCGGGTCTGACCCAGTGATCCGCGGCGAGCCGCCGACCGCGGATCGTCACGCATTCCTACGGCGATGTCGCTCGGTTTCAAATCTGCATTCAACGAGTTGCGACATGAATCGCTTGAGCGTTCCGAAGAACGTCGCCGGGAGACGCCGATCTCGTCGTCGCGGGGCGACGACCGTCGAATTCGCGTTGACGGCGCCGCTGCTGTTCATGATGGTGCTGGGAGCGATCGAATTCAGCCGTGCGAACATGCTGCTTCACACGAGCTCGATCGCCGCGACCGAGGCGGCCCGGGCCAGCATCATCCCCGGCGCCACCGTCGCGGAAGTCCGCGCAGCCGGGCAGCAGCAACTCAACTTGATCGGCGTGACCGAGGCGACCTTTACGATCGAGCCGGCCGAGATTCTGCCTGACACGAAGCAGGTGACGGTCAATCTCTCCGTCCCGGTGAACCTGCGGAACGGCTACCTCCTGCCGCGGGTGTTCCTCGGGCGAAGCGTATTCAAGTCGGTCACCCTGCAGCGCGAAGGAGCGACTGCAGAGACGGGAAGCGAATCGGCGCCAAAGACCGGCATCGTCGGCGAGATGCAAGGCGACGGCTACAGCGGGTTCACAACGGCCTCCAGCGCCAAGACCAACGGGGCGTCCAACGCCAGCGCGACAGGAACGGCCAACGCTAACGCCAAGAACGCGGCAAGCTCGAGTGGGTCGTAGCCCCAGTTCGAGCGGCGCCCGAGAGACGCACCCTGTCGGATTCGCGGCGCGTCACCGCAAGTCGACCGACCAGTACGCCGCGTCGAGGAAGGTCTTCCAACTGGCGTACTTGGGATTGCCCAGCTTCATCGCCAACAGCGGACTGCGCTTCGGCTTCACCGGCGGACGGATCAGCTTCATGTGCGCTTCCTTGGGGGTGCGGCCCCCTTTGCGAACGTTGCACTTGACGCACGCGCAGACGAGGTTCTCCCAGCTTGCCTCCCCGCCGCGACAGGTGGGGACGATGTGGTCGAGGCTCAGTTCGCTCGTGGGGAAGTGCAGGCCGCAGTACTGGCACTGGTTGGCGTCCCGGGCGAAGATGTTTCGCCGATTCAGCCGCACCCGCTGTCGCGGCACGCGATCGTAGTTGAGCAGCCGCAGGACCCGCGGCACGCACACCTCAAAATTGACGCTGCGGATCCAGTCCTCGTCGGGCGCCTTTTCCTTGAACGCGGCGCGCAGCTCGCTGATCTCGCGCCACGACTGAAAGTCGTAGTTGGCGTATTGGCCGTTTTCGATGTGAATGACCTCGGCCAGGCAATTCACCAGCAGGCTGAAGGCGCGCCGCACGTTGACCACGTGCACCGCCATGTACTGGCGATTGAGCACGAGTACGCTGGCGCTCAAGGCGCTTGGTTCGGCTGTCGACATCCGCGGTCGTCCTCCCGGAGAGAAGCTGTGCGTCGTCAATGCTGCCTGTTCGCCATGCACCGGCAGCGGGCAAGTCGCAGCGGGGCGAAGATCGCCCCGGCGCGGCCGCAAGCGCGGGTGCAGCAGCGGAACGCATGTCATTCTAAGCGGGGTTCGTCCGCCAAGCCAGCGCAGGCACGTTGACAATTCTCCCTACTGGTCCGCGGACCGACCGGGAGTCGACGAGGTTCGCGATGCGGCGTTCCTTCAAAGCTCGGGCATGCCATTTGCTCTTGCGGCGGGGACGCGATGCCGACGGACCGCCGCCGCGGGATTCTCTTGCGAACGGCGCAGGGGGCTCGTTACGATAAGTCAAGAGCCCAGGCCGATCGCGGCAAGACGCCGCCGGGGCCGCGGCCATTTCCACGCGGGGGCGCTTCATCGATGATCCACTACACCTGCGACGGTTGCGGACGAACGATCGACTCGTCCAGTGAAATGCGCCACATTGTTCGCGTCGAAGTTTACGCGGCGATCGAGCCGAACGACGAACAACTCGACGACGACCGCGACCACCTGCAGGAAATCCAGGATCTGCTGGAACAACTCGACGAAGCGGACGAGGCCGAACTGGGCGACGAGGTCTATTGCCAGCGTCGTTTCGACCTGTGCAACGAGTGCCGCCGCCGATTCGTGAAGAATCCGTTAGGGCGCATGACGAGCGAACAGTTGGGTTTCAGCCAGAACTGACGGCTCCTTCCCTCCCGCAGCTCCGGCCGGCTCTCTCTGCGTTTGCCGCCATTGGTTTTCTCGCGCCATGCCCGCCTACCAGCGATCGCGCACGCATCAGATTCTGGCGATCGTCTTGGTGGTTGCGATCGCGCTGCTCAACTGGTGGCTGGAGCGGCAGGAGCAGATCGCCGACCCCGCCGGGCCGCGGGACAGCGTCCGCGTCGAGCGGGTCGTCGACGGCGACACGTTGCTGTTGGGACCCGACGGGACACGGGCCCGGTTGCAAGGAATCGACACCCCCGAGACGGTCAAGGAAGACTCCCCCGTCGAACCCTGGGGGCCCGAGGCGACGCAGTTCACACGCGATTTCGTCCGCGCGGCGGGCAACCGCGTCGAGATCGAGGTCGACGGCGAGCGCCAGGATCAGTACGGCCGGCGACTGGTCTTCGTTTGGGCGGGCGAGCGGTTGCTGAACGAGGAACTTGTCCGCGCGGGGCTCGCCCGACCGAAGCTGGCCTACGACTACAGCCAAGCGAAGAAGGACCGTCTTAAGCAAGCCCAGCGCGAAGCTCAAGCGGCCCGGCGCGGGATTTGGTCGGGCAAGAACTGAGGGGCTATTCCCTTCTCGCCTTCGAAATTGCCCGCGAATCACGCGAAATGTCGCGAGTAGTTTTCAGCAGGGATCGAGTTGGGGCATAGGCAGTTCACCGCAAGAGCTGGGATTGGCTTTGCCAATCGCGGTCGCCTCCGTCTCCGATTCGCCCCCTTTGCCGAGTTCGCGGGCTCCTGAACCGCTTTCAATCGCCGAATCCATGACGAGCCCGCACCGTACTGCCGCCGAGTTGCGCGAGCACGCCTGGCAAATTTGGCGCGCCGGCGTGGCAGGGGTCGATCCGCGACGGTTGATTCAAGACGCCGTGCAAGTGCATGGCGACTTGCTCGTCGTGAACGACGGGGCGGAGGAGATTGAACTAGGCGAAGTCAATCGAATCGTGGTCGTCGGCGGCGGCAAGGCAGGCGCCGCGATGGCGTCCGCTCTCAAAAGCGTCCTCGTCGACTCGGACGCTGCGCGCCGGCGGTTGAGCGGTTTGGTGTGCGTTCCCGAGGACTGCTTGCCGACTCTCCGGATCTTCTCCCCCGACAATCAGCAAAGTCGGGGAGAGATCGAACTGGTCGCCGGTCGCCCGGCCGGCGTCAACGAGCCGACCCCAGCCGGCGAGGCGGCCGCTCGGCGGATGCTCGAACTCGTCGGCTCGCTGACCCGCGACGACCTTTGCTTGTGCCTGCTCTCCGGCGGAGCGTCGGCGCTGCTCCCGGCGCCATGCCGAGGGTTCTCGCTCGAAGACAAGCTGCAATTGACGCGGCGCTTGTCCGCCGCGGGGGCGTCGATCGATCAGCTCAACTCCGTGCGACGTGAATTGAGCGATTTCAAGGGAGGCGGACTGGCCGACGCGTGCAGGGCCGGTCGCATGATCTCGCTTGTCGTCTCCGACGTGCCGGGCGACGATCTCGCGACGATCGGCTGCGGGCCGACGGCAGATCGTCAATCGCTTCCCTTGGTCGCGATCAATGTGTTGCGAGAGTTCGGCGTCGACCGCGAGCCGTACGGCGAGCGTGCCGTCGGCGTGCTGTTGGACAAGCACCGGCACCGGCAGCGGAACGACGCTCGTGCCAAGCGGACGACTCGTTCAAGGAATTACGTCATCGGCAACAACGCCGCGGCTGTCGACGCCGCGGGGATCGAGGCGGAGCGGTTGGGGTACAGCCACGCAATGATCTCGGCGACCGCGCCGGAGGGACCGGCGGAGGAGGTCGGCCGGCGGCTGGCGTCGCTCGCCAGGCAGATGCGCGACGAGCCGGGGCCCGATTGCCTGATCGCCGGCGGCGAGCCGACGGTGCGCCTGCCGCCCCCCGAGGTTCGCGGCCGCGGGGGACGCAATCAGCAGCTCTGCCTGGCGGCGCTCGTCGAGCAATCCGACTGGCGCGGAATGGCGCTCGTCTCGGGAGGGACCGACGGCGAGGACGGTCCGACCGACGCCGCGGGGGCGTTTCTCGACGAGCCAATCGCGATAGCGGCTCGGCGTATGCGGCTCGACGCCGTCGATGCGCTAGCCCGCTGCGACGCCTACGAATTCTTTTCGCGCTGCGACGGCCTCTTGAAGACCGGCCCGACTCACACCAACGTCGGCGACCTGCGGGTGGTCGTCGTCGAGCGGCGTGCTAGCGAGTCGCACTGAGGTGCAATCGCCGGGAGTGCGGCGTTCTGCGGGCTTGCGGACCTGACTGCGATTCGGGCCCGCTTATGCAGTCGGCCGCGGCGCCCTACAATGGGTCGCATGTACGCAGTTCTGTTCGACATCGACGGCACGCTGATTCAGACCGGCGGGGCGGGGCATTTGGCGTTCTCGCGGGCCTTCGCCGACGAATTCGGGGTGGAGAAGCTCGCGGGGGACGTTTCGTTCGCGGGACGCAGCGATCGGGCGATCGCGCTCGATCTCATGCGGGCCCACGACGTGCCGGCGACCCCGGCGACGTGGCTCCAGTTTCGCCGAAGCTACCTGACCCACCTGCCGGGGGCGCTCGCTGAACTCAACGGCGTCGTCT
The window above is part of the Pirellulales bacterium genome. Proteins encoded here:
- a CDS encoding SGNH/GDSL hydrolase family protein, translating into MPARANLSGAAPLLTRRDAFATGAAIVGAAGAWGPALPASAAQSLGESLVRPGDVVLFQGDSITDAGRDRTRNEPNDQRAAGAGYAWLAAAHLLINRPDDRLAIHNRGISGNKVHQLAERWQTDCLDLKPDVLSILIGVNDVWHRVNGQYDGTLATYRDDYRALLERTKKALPSVKLVICEPFVLRCGSVTDAFFPAIDEFRGVAKEICDEFDGRFVAFQTLLDAAAELAAKEFWLRDGVHPTDHGAALMAGAWLQATGTA
- the ppc gene encoding phosphoenolpyruvate carboxylase; protein product: MSEDRQSELRREIDFLGRLFGDVIKRFAGEAGFDLVEHVRGLARRLHAGDEQAGEQLYQRVAALSDSQLKAIVRSFSIFLELANLAEDRQRVRVLRQRERESYPEPRRESVRAALAAFQDRGLSTEEVQRLVDRVRIELVLTAHPTEAKRRSVRRLLRRIREVLSTGDAPGLLPVERERVTDRLRGELFKLWQTDFVRPWRPTVLQEVERGLSIMPVLWSEAPALLADLRAAIHQYYPKVAVPATPLVRYGSWIGGDRDGNPFVTAEVTAQTLTLLRRHAVTAHRSAARRLSQSLSISDRLAARPARLEAALEHAADRWSALGELLTKMPPLETYRRWLHAIVWRLQHTLDAPVDAPLDPEAPGYRTAAELAADVRLVADCLRSAGDELVVRNEVEPWLDQIEVFGLHCARLDVRQHSSAYHATVDELWRSAGLCADPGALNEISREKLLVETMGDGRLPGLDFAGSETARESLALFALLRRTARHGGMEPLGAHILSMTKTASDVLAMLWLWRWSERVDGCRPGDAELRLPVAPLFETIGDLHAAPDTLRMLFSVPEYREYLAAQGNDQMVMVGYSDSTKDGGYLAAQWALQQSQIEMQQVADEFGVSLTFFHGRGGSLGRGGGPAARSILSLPTVAFSGSLRLTEQGEVLAERYDTPEIAYRHLEQVSWSALVAASRRPTPPPTEWSTLMTQLAERSFTAYRKLVDAPAFADYYRAVTPIDEIERLPIGSRPSKRKASNRIEDLRAIPWVFSWTQCRALLPAWYGLGSAVESVADDPTAMDALRTMYRDWPFFEATISNAALALAKANMPVFRLYARLGSEIPGANELTAAIIAEFERSERAVVAIAGGSELLDDVPWLKRSIQVRNGYVDPLNVVQAALLDRTARRPVSSADALPDESEHIMNITIKGVSAGMRTTG
- a CDS encoding GNAT family N-acetyltransferase is translated as MACVMQMEEISPEAVEHGQLLAAAELLCRVWPKPGRTPESRVEAALSELRAYDGPHNQRPRSFLLREQGKAIAHASIVSREIILGSERVVVAGLARVCTAPEQRGRGLGELVVRAAFETIDRDDFPWALFQTNTSVRPFYERLGSALVENRIVNSRGDDSEANPFWDEVVMRYPNRPDWPAGTIDLLGPGY
- a CDS encoding sigma-70 family RNA polymerase sigma factor, whose protein sequence is MALSEVDRTLLENCLAQKERAWESFVDRFSGLVIHVINHSARSRSMVLSAADREDLASDVFLAIVDDDFAVLRRFQGRSSLATYLTVIARRIVVRRLLAQRSPATTVGALDPADQAAAVEERISDREEVDRMLEQLDGPDAQVVRMYHLEGKTYQEISRVVGVPVGSVGPVLTRARARLRGTRHAI
- a CDS encoding ferredoxin family protein, whose protein sequence is MAHVVCEPCFGCKYTDCVVVCPVECFYEGEQILYIHPDECIDCEACVPECPVEAIFHEDNVPEEWKGFIELNAEMAPQCPGITEKKAPLADQ
- a CDS encoding pilus assembly protein, which produces MSRSRPAIRRPARACLGSRRGLAATELAVCLPLLVLIVFGSIQACNLIYLRHGLVTAAYEGTLELAKPNASNASIRVRAEQVLAARGIRNAQLQILPAGTEASSSMRGTPLTIDIRAEVKPNIALSGFFPLPNEVRVRLAGTR
- a CDS encoding VWA domain-containing protein encodes the protein MTALHAATDTFHRRRRRPRGADRRGAMLALIALLLPVVLLFMGFAVDLAYMQTTRMELRAAADAAARAGATALSQTGDEAAARRVASQIAQRNEVAGQAMLLRDSDIEIGRSTLQSSGKWAFTPGRAPSNAVRVTAPRNASSRGGSVSLFFGGLIGRKSFDPVMQATASFLSCDICVVLDRSTSMKLNVTGQTGGMYTSDPRFCAPPVATSRWIALDAAMQVFTDELRQSGGEHQVALASYSSDIVSMYGNLCGASKTPATLDARLSTNLKAIDDAVGKLSTGVWNGNTHIEAGMRVGIDALLDKRYARTTATKIMIVMTDGNENVGSAMSAAQVAAAANVIVHTITFSDDVNQTLMRNVASVGGGTHYHANTAEQLRAIFKEMAATVAGLTQ
- a CDS encoding pilus assembly protein, which encodes MNRLSVPKNVAGRRRSRRRGATTVEFALTAPLLFMMVLGAIEFSRANMLLHTSSIAATEAARASIIPGATVAEVRAAGQQQLNLIGVTEATFTIEPAEILPDTKQVTVNLSVPVNLRNGYLLPRVFLGRSVFKSVTLQREGATAETGSESAPKTGIVGEMQGDGYSGFTTASSAKTNGASNASATGTANANAKNAASSSGS
- a CDS encoding HNH endonuclease, with translation MSTAEPSALSASVLVLNRQYMAVHVVNVRRAFSLLVNCLAEVIHIENGQYANYDFQSWREISELRAAFKEKAPDEDWIRSVNFEVCVPRVLRLLNYDRVPRQRVRLNRRNIFARDANQCQYCGLHFPTSELSLDHIVPTCRGGEASWENLVCACVKCNVRKGGRTPKEAHMKLIRPPVKPKRSPLLAMKLGNPKYASWKTFLDAAYWSVDLR
- a CDS encoding thermonuclease family protein; translated protein: MPAYQRSRTHQILAIVLVVAIALLNWWLERQEQIADPAGPRDSVRVERVVDGDTLLLGPDGTRARLQGIDTPETVKEDSPVEPWGPEATQFTRDFVRAAGNRVEIEVDGERQDQYGRRLVFVWAGERLLNEELVRAGLARPKLAYDYSQAKKDRLKQAQREAQAARRGIWSGKN